The Bacteroidales bacterium genome has a window encoding:
- a CDS encoding TIGR00730 family Rossman fold protein, with the protein MNKLKNICVYCGSNVGNHNSFKQKAEVLGKLLAEKKITLVYGGANVGLMKILAETVLNNGGKAIGVITHFLSEKHLVQQGLSELILVNTMQERKAKMAELADGFIVLPGGIGTMEEFFEVLTSAQLGFHEKPIGLLNINGYYDLLLNFFDNMIKEKLFLPVHRSIVISENNPEKIIEIMYSYKAPKAGKWIEKIIAEN; encoded by the coding sequence ATGAATAAACTGAAAAATATTTGTGTATACTGTGGTTCTAACGTTGGAAATCATAATTCGTTTAAACAGAAAGCAGAAGTTTTAGGTAAATTGTTAGCTGAAAAAAAAATAACTTTGGTATATGGTGGTGCAAATGTTGGATTAATGAAAATATTGGCTGAAACAGTCTTAAATAATGGTGGTAAAGCAATTGGAGTAATAACACATTTTTTATCTGAGAAACATTTGGTTCAACAAGGACTTTCTGAATTAATTCTTGTTAATACAATGCAGGAACGAAAAGCAAAAATGGCTGAATTAGCTGATGGTTTTATTGTTTTACCGGGTGGGATAGGAACAATGGAAGAGTTTTTTGAAGTATTAACATCAGCACAACTTGGCTTTCATGAAAAACCAATTGGTCTTTTAAATATAAACGGGTATTATGATTTATTGCTCAATTTTTTTGATAATATGATAAAAGAGAAATTATTTTTACCTGTTCATCGTTCTATTGTGATTTCTGAAAATAATCCTGAAAAAATTATTGAAATTATGTATTCATATAAAGCACCAAAAGCAGGAAAATGGATTGAAAAAATTATTGCTGAAAATTAA
- a CDS encoding sulfite exporter TauE/SafE family protein — translation MEWYIILAVIAVGFIAGFINTIAGSGSLLSLPFLMFLGLPANVANGTNRIAILFQNIVAVKSFHNKKVLNFKQGIWLAIPAIVGSLIGAQFAVNINDEIMKKAIGGLLIIMFFFILLKPSDWINGKAGTVGVKPNILQIVIFFCIGVYGGFIQAGVGLFLLGGLVLSAGFDLVRANAIKVLIILCYTPFALGIYIYNNQIDYKWGLILAAGNMLGAFIATKFAVNWGPKYIRIILLVILFFASLKLIGVDEYIF, via the coding sequence ATGGAATGGTATATTATTTTAGCAGTTATTGCAGTCGGATTTATAGCCGGGTTTATTAATACTATCGCGGGAAGCGGTTCATTATTGTCATTACCATTCTTAATGTTTTTAGGTTTACCGGCAAATGTTGCAAACGGAACTAATCGTATAGCAATATTATTTCAAAATATTGTTGCTGTTAAATCTTTTCATAATAAAAAGGTTTTAAATTTTAAACAAGGAATATGGCTTGCTATTCCTGCAATAGTTGGTTCATTAATTGGAGCACAGTTTGCTGTTAATATTAATGATGAAATTATGAAAAAGGCAATAGGAGGATTATTGATTATAATGTTTTTTTTTATTCTCTTAAAACCAAGTGATTGGATTAACGGAAAAGCCGGAACAGTTGGAGTTAAACCAAATATTTTACAAATTGTTATATTCTTTTGTATTGGTGTTTATGGTGGTTTTATTCAAGCGGGGGTTGGGTTATTTTTATTAGGAGGATTAGTATTAAGTGCAGGTTTTGATCTTGTAAGAGCTAATGCAATAAAAGTTTTAATTATTTTATGTTATACGCCTTTTGCTCTCGGAATTTATATCTACAATAATCAGATTGATTATAAGTGGGGATTAATATTGGCAGCAGGTAATATGCTCGGTGCTTTTATTGCAACAAAATTTGCTGTAAACTGGGGACCTAAATATATAAGAATTATTTTACTTGTTATTTTATTTTTTGCTTCATTAAAATTGATTGGTGTTGATGAATATATATTTTAA
- a CDS encoding phospho-sugar mutase: MEKEDILKNVKDRANKWLEGNFDKETKKQVQYLIDNDEPELIEAFYKDLEFGTGGLRGIMGVGTNRMNIYTVGMATQGLCNYLKSQFPDKEQIKAVIAHDCRNNSRLFTETAAKIFSANNIKVYLFESLRPTPELSFAIRYFGCQSGIVITASHNPKEYNGFKAYWEDGGQIISPHDKNIINEVQKITNVNEVKFNGSEKNIEIIGKEFDEIYLDKLKGLSLSPEIIERNKEMKIVFTPIHGTGVDLVPKILKKYGFANIYNVPEQDVVDGNFPTVKSPNPEEPSAIEMAINKAKEVDAEIVMATDPDADRVGIAIKDKNNEFILLNGNQTGVLLINYLLKKWSEKGKLKGKEYIVKTIVTSELLTDIANKYNVEYFDVLTGFKFIADIIKKNEGKKTFIGGGEESYGYLAGEFVRDKDAVMACALIAEVAAWAKDKNQSLIDALIDIYLEYGFYKEKLVNIVRKGKSGAEEIQKMMENFRNNPPDSINNSEVLFIHDYEKQKSFNRLNNSYSDITLPKSNVIQFLLKDGSKISIRPSGTEPKIKFYFSVKDKLENKNDFEKINALLDKKIEDIITSLKIN; encoded by the coding sequence ATGGAAAAAGAAGACATATTAAAAAATGTAAAAGACAGAGCAAATAAATGGCTTGAAGGAAATTTCGATAAAGAAACAAAAAAGCAAGTACAATATCTTATTGATAATGATGAGCCGGAATTAATTGAAGCTTTTTATAAAGACCTTGAGTTCGGAACAGGTGGATTAAGAGGAATTATGGGTGTGGGAACAAACAGAATGAATATTTACACAGTAGGTATGGCTACACAAGGTTTGTGTAATTATTTAAAATCCCAATTCCCTGATAAAGAACAGATTAAGGCAGTAATTGCACATGATTGCCGAAATAACAGCCGTTTATTTACTGAAACAGCTGCAAAAATATTCTCTGCTAATAATATAAAAGTTTATTTATTTGAATCGCTCAGACCAACACCTGAATTATCGTTTGCAATACGATATTTTGGTTGTCAAAGTGGTATTGTTATTACAGCTTCGCATAATCCTAAAGAATATAACGGATTTAAAGCATACTGGGAAGATGGTGGACAGATAATAAGCCCCCATGATAAAAATATTATTAATGAAGTACAAAAAATCACAAATGTTAATGAAGTAAAATTTAATGGTAGCGAAAAAAATATTGAAATAATTGGTAAAGAATTTGATGAAATTTACTTAGACAAACTCAAAGGTCTTTCTTTATCTCCCGAAATAATTGAAAGGAATAAAGAAATGAAAATAGTATTTACTCCAATACATGGAACAGGGGTGGATTTAGTTCCTAAAATTCTGAAAAAATACGGATTTGCAAATATATATAATGTACCTGAACAAGATGTTGTTGACGGTAATTTTCCTACTGTAAAATCACCAAATCCCGAAGAACCATCAGCTATTGAAATGGCTATAAATAAGGCTAAAGAAGTTGATGCTGAAATAGTTATGGCAACTGACCCTGATGCTGACAGAGTTGGAATTGCAATAAAAGATAAAAATAATGAATTTATACTGCTTAATGGTAATCAAACTGGTGTTTTACTAATTAATTATTTGCTTAAGAAATGGTCGGAAAAAGGAAAACTGAAAGGCAAAGAATATATTGTTAAAACAATTGTTACATCTGAATTGTTAACAGATATTGCAAATAAATATAATGTTGAATATTTTGATGTTCTTACAGGTTTTAAATTTATAGCTGATATTATTAAAAAGAATGAAGGTAAAAAAACCTTTATAGGAGGTGGAGAAGAAAGTTACGGATACCTGGCAGGTGAATTTGTAAGAGATAAAGATGCAGTAATGGCTTGTGCATTAATTGCTGAAGTAGCAGCATGGGCAAAAGATAAAAACCAGAGTTTAATAGATGCTCTTATTGATATTTACTTAGAATATGGATTTTATAAAGAAAAACTGGTAAACATAGTTAGAAAAGGGAAATCAGGAGCAGAAGAAATACAAAAAATGATGGAAAATTTCAGAAATAATCCACCTGATTCAATAAACAATTCAGAAGTGTTATTTATTCACGATTACGAGAAACAAAAATCATTTAACAGGTTAAATAATAGTTATTCAGATATAACTTTACCAAAATCAAATGTTATTCAATTTTTATTAAAAGACGGTTCAAAAATATCTATACGTCCATCGGGAACCGAGCCGAAAATTAAGTTCTATTTTAGTGTAAAAGATAAACTTGAAAACAAAAATGATTTTGAAAAAATAAATGCTCTTTTAGATAAAAAAATTGAGGATATAATTACTTCGTTGAAAATAAATTAG